AGATATTAAGAGTTTGTCTCATGCTATATTTCCAGGGACTCATTGTCCATTATTTGGAGTAGCGCTTACAGCAAGTTATATAAAAAATATGCCCCTAGTTGTAGTAGGTACAAGTGAATGTACTTACTACACTAAAAATTTTGCATATCATAGGCAAAAAGGTAAAGATAGTGTTTATTCAATAGCATTAAAAGAAAAAGAAGTTGTATTTGGAGCTCAAAAGATAGTTGAAAATGCTATAAAACAAATCATAGAAATAGAAAATCCAGATGCAGTGATGATAGTAACAACATGTGTACCAGAGCTAATAGGAGAAGATTATTCTTCTATAAAATACAGCTTAGAAGATATTGTAGATATACCTATATTTGTAGTTAATACAGAACACTTTAAATGCAACTCACATATACCAGGAATGTCTAGGGCCCTTAAATCATTAAGTAGTGCTATGAAAAAATGTGAAAATCAAAGTGGTGTAAACATACTTGGACATAGACAAGATGATGTTGAAAATACTGAACTTGTAAAACTACTAAAAAATCATAATGTAAATATAAATACAGTAATACCATCAAAGTGTGATATAAAAAGCATTAACAATGCTCCTAAGTCGAAGCTAAATATAGTAACGGACATGATAGCTTTAGACTTAGCAAAAGAGATGCAAAAAAAATTTGATATAGACTATGTTTATTTTGATAAGCATATGAACAAAGAAACGATACTTAAAAACTATGAAAAGTTAGGTAAAGTTCTAGAAATAGATTTAATATCTGATTTACAAGAAGAGATAAAAATTTATGATGAGTTATTTGAAAAGTGCTCAAATTTATTAAATAATAAAAAATTAATTTATGGAAATACACCAATGATGGCATTTGAAACAGTAGATTTTTTAAGTGACTTAGGTCTAGAACCTTTATTTGTTCAAGTTAGAGAATTATATGATCAAGATATAAAATACAAAGAAAATATATCTAAAAAAGGTTTCAATCCATACATAAGTAGGATAGCAAATATAGCTCCACTTAGACATCTATATGATGAAATAGGAGCCAATATATACATAGGTCATGAAAATCCAATGCTTCTAAAGCAAAAAGGTCTTACTCAAATTACTTTAGATTCTCATGCTCAAAAGATAGGATACGAGCTTCCTATAGGAATAATGAAAGACTTAATAAAGTTATTTGAAACTGATAAAGAAAAAATAGGAGGTATGATGCATGCAAGTTTATAAATATTATCCTGTTGCTAACGACAGAATGGGAATTATATGGGCATTATCTAGTATAAAAGGTGCATGTGTGATAGAATTTGGACCAGCAGGTACGACTCATTATGCAGTAGAGGGAATCGGAAGTTTAAATGGAGAAGATAATGCAAAAATATATTCAACTCATATGGATCAAAGTGACGTTACATTTGGTAAATATGACAGACTTGAAAATGCTATATTAGAAATTGATGAAAATATATCACCTAGTTATATATTTGTTATGGCATCGTCAATATCTTCTATAATAGGTGCAGATATAAAAAGTGTCTGTAACATGCTTAAAAATAAAGTAAATGCAAAACTTATTCCAATACCTACAGGTGGTCTAAAAGAAGATTACAATGTAGGTATTGAATATATACTAGAATTATTAGTAAAAGAAGTTGTAAAAGAAAATAAACAAGATAACAATAGATACAATATTATAGGATACAACATAGACAAATATAATTTTGGATCAGATGTAAAAGAGTTAGAGAGAATAATGAAAGAGTTGTTTGATAAAGATTTAAACACAGTATTTACATGCAACACGTCTATTGAGGAAATAGAAAAAGCATCAAGTGCAAGTTTAAATATAGTTGTTAGAAAAGAAAGTCTTAAAGCAGCTAAGTTAATGAAAGAAAAGTACAACATACCCTATGTATATAAAAGCTTGTATGGTCTAAAAAATACAATGAAATTTATTGAAGATTTATCAACGCTAGCAGATTTTAAATTAAATGAAGATAAATATAAAAAAGAAATCGAAGAAGTAAAAAGCCATATATTTAGTATAAAAAGGAAGTTTTATTTTTATGAAGGAAGTAAAAAATGTTCTTTATTTGGAGATTACGATACAGTATTAGGAATGAAGGATTTATTAGAAGAACTAAACTTAGAAGTAGATAGAAGTGAAGTTTTATATAAAGAAGAAGATGATTTAGTATTATCAGGGCGTAGTGAGCTTGAAAGAATGAAGTATTTAAAAGATGCTGAACTGCTTATATTACTTGGGGATGGTCCTAGTATAGATATGAATCATAGGTCTAAGCTTGATATACAAATAAGTAATCCTAATTTAGATAAAATAAATATATATAACTATACTCCGTATATAGGATTTAGAGGATGCTTAAATATAATAGAAAAAATACTAAATATTAAAATATAACAGTAGACTTAAACAACTAAGTTTGGAGAGTTTACTGAGAGGGTATATATTAAAATACAGTTGATAAACAACAATAAATAGACACTTAAGGAGATTAACTATGGAAAATTTATTAAAAAATCAAAAAAGTATAATGATAAGTTCTTTAAATAAACACAATGAACCAGCAATAAGCTATGCACCTTTTGTTATAGATAATAATGAAATATATATATACATCAGTAAAGCAGCAGATCATTATTATAATTTATTAGAAAATAAAAAATGTGCAGTAATGGCAATTGAAGATGAAAAAGAATGCAAAACAATATTCGCAAGAGAAAGGGTATCTTTCAACTGTGAAGCTGAAAAAACTAATGAGAATTTAGAAGAAGTATTTAAATTATTCGATGAAGTACATGGTAGTCAAATGATGATGGTACTTAGGACTATGGACTTTGATTTATTTAAACTTACTATAAAAGACGGAAGATTAGTTAAAGGATTTGGTAAAGCTTATGATATTGAAATAGAAAATAATGAATTTAAGTTAAACCAAGTTCAAGGAACAGGACATTCAAATAATTAAAATAGCATAGTAAAATTTTGCAAAATAACCTTGTTTGGCTTGATTTATAGTAAATCATATTTGCCCAAAGGAGGTTATTTTTTATGATTAAAAATTTAGTTTTTTATTTGGATACATAATGAATTTAATGATAATCAATATCAACAAAAATAAAAAAGTAGTTGAAAATAAGTATCGATAGTATTACTATAATATATGTATTGATAATTAATATCAATTACTGATTGATATTAAATAAACTAAGATAAACAA
Above is a genomic segment from Romboutsia lituseburensis containing:
- a CDS encoding nitrogenase component 1 produces the protein MQVYKYYPVANDRMGIIWALSSIKGACVIEFGPAGTTHYAVEGIGSLNGEDNAKIYSTHMDQSDVTFGKYDRLENAILEIDENISPSYIFVMASSISSIIGADIKSVCNMLKNKVNAKLIPIPTGGLKEDYNVGIEYILELLVKEVVKENKQDNNRYNIIGYNIDKYNFGSDVKELERIMKELFDKDLNTVFTCNTSIEEIEKASSASLNIVVRKESLKAAKLMKEKYNIPYVYKSLYGLKNTMKFIEDLSTLADFKLNEDKYKKEIEEVKSHIFSIKRKFYFYEGSKKCSLFGDYDTVLGMKDLLEELNLEVDRSEVLYKEEDDLVLSGRSELERMKYLKDAELLILLGDGPSIDMNHRSKLDIQISNPNLDKINIYNYTPYIGFRGCLNIIEKILNIKI
- a CDS encoding nitrogenase component 1, which translates into the protein MYSLDILNKLDDINEDKDIKSLSHAIFPGTHCPLFGVALTASYIKNMPLVVVGTSECTYYTKNFAYHRQKGKDSVYSIALKEKEVVFGAQKIVENAIKQIIEIENPDAVMIVTTCVPELIGEDYSSIKYSLEDIVDIPIFVVNTEHFKCNSHIPGMSRALKSLSSAMKKCENQSGVNILGHRQDDVENTELVKLLKNHNVNINTVIPSKCDIKSINNAPKSKLNIVTDMIALDLAKEMQKKFDIDYVYFDKHMNKETILKNYEKLGKVLEIDLISDLQEEIKIYDELFEKCSNLLNNKKLIYGNTPMMAFETVDFLSDLGLEPLFVQVRELYDQDIKYKENISKKGFNPYISRIANIAPLRHLYDEIGANIYIGHENPMLLKQKGLTQITLDSHAQKIGYELPIGIMKDLIKLFETDKEKIGGMMHASL
- a CDS encoding HugZ family protein, giving the protein MENLLKNQKSIMISSLNKHNEPAISYAPFVIDNNEIYIYISKAADHYYNLLENKKCAVMAIEDEKECKTIFARERVSFNCEAEKTNENLEEVFKLFDEVHGSQMMMVLRTMDFDLFKLTIKDGRLVKGFGKAYDIEIENNEFKLNQVQGTGHSNN